A segment of the Geoanaerobacter pelophilus genome:
TTCTTTAATAACCAGCTGTTGCCTGCCGTCGTCGGCAATCAGCTCAATCGACCGATAGCGCGGGATCTCTTCTCTGACCTCTCTGGGGTTGGCCCTGGTACCGGTGCGGTACCAGACCACCCCCTGACGGTTGTCGTAGAAGGCCCTGAGCCCCTGCGGCGATCCGGAGAGGGCTGCCGCCAGCCTGACATCGGCCTCGCATTCGATCAGAAAGTCCGAAATGTCGGCGGCAATCTGCCGCGCCCGCATCTCCAGATTTTCCGATGCCTGGCGGTCAACAGCGGTGGAAATCTGCTCGGACAGGCTGCTACCGGTATCTTTCAGTTTGAGAAAGAGGATGCCCGAAGATAATCCTAACGGCAGCAGCGATAGCAGAAACAGGGCAATCAACAGTTTTTTGAAAAGCGATAACGGTCGCATCCCTGACCTTTTATGGAATAATGGGCTAAATCAGCTCAAGCAGAACCGGAGTTGTCGGGGAATCTTCAGTGGGCCGGAGAAATTCTGTCGATAAGCTACAGTTTAGATTAAAACAGCATTGATGGAAAGCAAGCGTTCTGCTTCTTTTCCGTTGACGTGACCGCCCCAAGCAACGTATATCGGTTCCGGAGGGGGACAACATGGGATATCGCAATCTGCAGCAGTGTGTTGCCGATCTGGAGAAAACCGGCCGGTTGATCAGGATCGATAGCGAGGTCGATTCGTACCTTGAGGCAGGAGTGATCCAGCGGCGGGTCTACGAGGCCCAGGGACCGGCGCTGCTTTTTACCAATGTCACCGGAAGCCGCTTCCCGCTGCTCGGCAACCTCTTCGGCACCCTGGACCGGGCGCGCTGGATCTTTCGCGATTCCCTGAAAACCATTGAAGCGCTGGTGGCGCTGAAGATTAATCCGGCCGAGGCCTTGAAAAATCCGGCTTCCCTGATCAAGGCCGTGCCTGGCGCGTTGCACCTGCTGCCGTGCGCAGTCGGGAACGGGGCGGTTCTTGCCAATCGGACCACCATCGACCAGCTCCCCAAGGTGGTCTCCTGGCCCAACGACGGCGGGCCGTTCGTCACCCTGCCGCAGGTCTATTCCGAAAGCCCGAAACGGCCCGGTATCAGGAGTTCCAACCTGGGGATGTACCGGGTGCAACTCTCCGGCAACAATTATCAGCTCAATAAAGAGGTCGGGCTGCATTACCAGATTCACCGCGGCCTGGGGGTACACCATGCTGAGGCGTTGGAGCTGGGCAAGCCGCTCAAGGTCAATATCTTTGTCGGCGGAGCGCCGTCGATGACGGTGGCGGCAGTGATGCCGCTCCCGGAAGGGATGCCGGAGCTGGCCTTTGCCGGTCTTCTCGGCGGCCACCGCTTGCCGCTGGCCTGCCGGGCCGGGGAGCTGCCGATCCCGGCTGAGGCCGATTTCTGCATCTCCGGGACGCTCGACCTGGAAAAGACCCTGCCCGAGGGGCCGTTCGGCGACCATCTCGGCTACTACTCGCTGGCCCACGACTTCCCGGTGCTCAAGGTCGAACAGGTCTGGCACCGCGACGGCGCCATCTGGCCGTTTACCACGGTTGGCCGGCCGCCGCAGGAAGATACCACCTTCGGCGCCTTCATTCACGAACTGACCGGCGAGCTGATCCCAACCGTGCTCCCTGGCGTCAAGGGCGTTCATGCCGTTGATGCCGCCGGGGTGCATCCGCTGCTGCTGGCAATCGGCTCCGAGCGCTACGTCCCCTATGCCGCCGAGCGGGAGCCGCAGGAACTGCTGACCATTGCCAATGCCATTCTGGGGCAGGGGCAGCTGTCGCTGGCCAAATACCTGTTCATCGCCAGCCATGAGGACAATCCGCCGGACATCCACCATATTGGCGAGTTCCTGGGCTTCATGCTGGAGCGGGTTGACTGGCGCCGCGACCTGCATTTCCAGACCAGGACCACCATCGATACCCTGGATTATTCCGGGGAAGGGCTGAACATGGGGTCCAAGGTGGTTATTGCCGCAGCCGGGGCGAAACGCAGGGAGCTACAGAGGGAACTGCCGACCGAGCTGACTCTGGCAGACGGTTTCAGCGAGCCGCGCCTCTGCCTGCCGGGGATCATGGCGGTTCAGGGGCCGGCCTGCAGCGAGTACCGGCCCGGCGAAGATCCGGAGCTGCTGCGCTTCTGCGAGTCATTCGGCCGCAATCAGGGACTGGCCGGCCTGCAGCTGGTGCTGGTCGTTGATGACAGCGACTTTGTCTGCCGGACGCTGAACAACATGCTCTGGGTGACCTTTACCCGCTCCAATCCGGCCACTGACATCTACGGTGTTGGAGCCTTTACCCGCTGCAAACACTGGGGATGCACCGGTCCGCTGATTATTGATGCCCGGAGCAAGCCGCATCACGCCCCGCCGCTGATCGGGGACCCCGAGGTCGAAAAACGGGTTGATGCCCTGGCAACGAAAAACGGCCCACTCTATGGTATAATTTAACCCCACAGCCCAAGGCAAAAGGGGGATGCGCCATGATCAAGACACTCCTGGACGGCAATAAGCGCTTTGTTACCGAGACCTTTGAGAAGGAGAAAGAGCACTATACCGTGCTCGCCAAGGAGCAGAAGCCGACGGTGCTCTGGATCGGCTGCTCCGATTCCCGGGTGCCGGTCAATACCATTACCCAGACCAGGGCCGGCGAGGTCTTTGTCCACCGCAACGTCGGCAACATCGTCGCCACCAACGACTGGAACCTGTCGGCAGTGCTGGAGTTTTCCATCAACCACCTCAGCATTCCCGATATCGTCGTCTGTGGCCACTACGGTTGCGGCGGCATCAATGCCCTTGAAGAAGACGCCCTTGACGACAAGTACATACCGGTGTGGCTGATCAATGCCTATAAGGCCAAGGAGCGGGTGGACGAAAAGCTCCGGGGGTTGCATATCGAAATTGAGCCGGAAAAAAGGCTGCAGCTGATAGTCGAGGAGAATGTCAGGCTGCAGCTGGAACATCTGCAGGAGTACCCGTTCATCAGGAAGGCGATGCGCGAGCAGAAGGTCAATATTCATGGCTGGGTTTATGACATGCACACCGGCGAGATCAAGATAATTCAGAAGAATGCTGTTGCCTGCAGAGACTAGTTAAATAGAACCTATTCAATGAAGTGGAGAAAATCATCGAGTGACTGAATCAGCACCATCCAAATCAAATTACATAACCCCGGAAGGGGTGAAGAGGCTACGCGACGAACTGGACCACCTGTGGAAGGTTGAACGGCCAATAACCACGCAGCGGGTGTCCGATGCCGCGGCAGAGGGTGACCGTTCCGAGAACGCCGAGTACATCTACGGCAAGAAGCGGCTGCGCGAGATCGACAGCCGGATTCGCTTCCTCACCAAGCGTCTCGATCTGCTGAAGGTGGTCGATACCGTGCCGACGGACCAGGAGCGGGTCTATTTCGGCGCCTGGGTGACCGTGGAGAACGGCGACGGCGAAGAGGCGACCTACCGCGTGGTCGGCCCGGACGAGTTCGACCCGGCCCGGAACTTTATCAGCATCGACTCGCCGGTTGCCAAGGCGCTGATGGGCAAACGGATCAACGATGACGTTACGGTGCATCGTCCGGCCGGGGTTACCACGCTGACCATTACCGAGGTCAGTTACCGGACCCCGCCCGCCTACGAGTGACTTGGCATCCGACCTAAATTAATTCAAGGGGATTTGCTTTTATGGCTATGAGGAATCTGCTGTTGCTGACTCTGTTGCTGCTGGTGACCGGGTGCAGCACGGTGCCGATCACCGGGCGATCGCAACTGAACCTGATCCCGGCGTCGACCATGCTGTCGATGAGCGCCCAGGAATACGGCACCTTTATCAAGGGGAACAAGCCCAGCGCCAACAAGGAGCAGGCGCAGCTGGTGAAGCGGGTAGGGACGCGAATCCAGGGGGCGGTGGAGCGGTATTTCGCCGAGCGCGGCATGGCCGCCAAGCTGGCCGATTACCGCTGGGAGTTCAACCTGGTGGAAGACAGCCAGGTCAATGCCTGGTGCATGCCGGGCGGCAAGGTGGTGGTCTATACCGGCATGCTTCCGGTGTCCCAGAATGAGGACGGCCTGGCTGTGGTGATGGGGCACGAGATCGCCCATGCCATTGCCGAGCACGGCAACGAGCGGATGAGCCAGGGGATGCTGGCCCAGCTCGGCGGCGTTGCCCTGGCCGAGGCGCTGGCAGCAAAGCCAGCGGCCACCAAGCAGCTCTGGATGACAGCCTTCGGCGCCGGCGCCCAATATGGCGCGATTCTGCCGTTCAGCCGGCTGCAGGAAAACGAGGCCGACCACCTGGGGCTGGTGTTCATGGCCATGGCCGGCTATGACCCGAACCAGGCAACCTCCTTCTGGCAGCGGATGGCCTCTCAGAAGGGGGGCAAGGCGCAGCCGGAATTCTTCAGCACCCACCCGGCCGACGCCACCAGGATCGAGAACATCAAGCGGTTGATCCCTGAGGTTAGCAGGCAATACCCTAGATAACCCGGCTTCGGCGGCGGCAGCTGAAAGCTCCCCTCATTCACTCCGGTTGCGCTTCTGCTGCTGCTCTAAGGCTCATTGCGCGGCAGCCGGAAACTCGCCTTTCAGGCTCAGACAGCCCGGCTGCTTATCGCTTCATTTCGCCAAGAGCAGCGACGCTTTGCGCAAAGTCGTTCTTTTCGGAGAGCGTTCAGCTGCCGTTCTCTGTAAATGTTGATCTGCTATTTTCGCCCGCCGGCCAGCCTGGCACTTTCCGGCCTCCGCCGCAGCAGCCACATGAACAGCGGTCCCAACACCCCCACCAGGCCGCAGGTGGCAAAACCGATCCCCCATTCACCGTTCACGCCGGGTACCGGCTCCCATCCCTTGAACAGGTCCAACGCCCAGCCAAAGACCGTGGGCGAAATCATTGCCATGGAATACCCCACCAGCGACTGTATCCCCATGGCTGCCCCCAGGTAGGCCGGGGCCACCAGCTCGGTCAGGCCGGTAGAAAACACCGGCGATTCGGCGACCACCAGGTAGCCATAGGCGATGCCGACGATCAGGATCAGCAGCGGACTTGCATCGAACAGCCAGCCAAAGCTGAAGGAGAGCAGGCTGCTTGCCAGCATGACCACGGTGATGGTCTTGGTGCGTCCCCATCGGTCGGAAAGAGTGCCGGTGATCGCCGTGGCAAAGGTCCCGACCCCCACGATCACTGAGGCCGCGGCAGCGCCGAGCCCGGTGGCCCTGTCCGGCGTTGTGCCGTGAGCAATGAGCGATGCCGCGAAGAACGGGGCCACCCAGGTGCGCATGCCGTACATCTCCCACATGTGGCAACCGTAGCCGAGGATCATCAGCAGGGCAGGGCGGTTTTGCACCACCTCGGCGCGGAAACCGCCGGACTCCCCTTTGAAAACCCGCGGGACATAGCCGTCAAAGACCTTCTTTGCTATCAGCAGACCGATAAAGACCCCGGCGGAACAGGCAACGAAAGCGATGCGCCAGCCGGCGAACGAGGCCACAGCGCCGGTCAGCGCCAGGGAAAGGGAAGCGCCGAGCACCAAGGCGCCGACATAGATCCCCACTGCCTTGCCGCGTTCTGCTGGGGTGAATCGCTCCGCCACCAGCTTCAGCCCCGGCATGTAGGTGCCCCCCATGCCAATGCCGGTGAGCGCCCGCAGCACCATGCCCGAGAGGTAGTCATCGGCAAAGAGGGCGAACAGCAGGTTGGCGATGCCCGACCAGAGAGCGGCGATGAGAAAAATGTAGCGGGTGTTGATCCGGTCGGTGAGGGTGCTGAGCAGCACGCCGGAGAGGATGTAGCCGAACTGGTAGACGGAGAAGATCGACCCGGCCATGGTGTTGTTCATCCCCCACTCGGTCTTCAAGAGCGGCAGTACCGCCGAATAGTTGATGAACACCAGCATGATGAACACCTGTGCGGTGCACAGCCGCAACAGCCAGCGGCTGTCGGCGCTCATCCTCTTCGGGGTGTCGTCAGGCGATGGCAATGGTTTCTCCAAGCATCATCAATTATTCCAAAGTGGGTTAGTAAGAAGTTTGTTGCTGTTGTGCCTGTTTGCAAGAGAACATTATGCTATCACCGATAGAGTGGCTGTGCAATTGATTGCAACTTAGAGCTTTTGTATAAAACGGCTTTAATGGAGAGTGATTCTTTGCTATTGCAATGTTTGGTCGTCCCGGCTACTTTTAATGATCACAGGCTAAATGTTCCAGTTGGTTAGATCACCAGTTCGCGCGCCTGAACTGGCCAATAAAGAAGTTAGCGAGAAGAATTAACAATTAAACTCGTCACCGCAAGGAAACATGGATATGAAAAAACTGTCATTATGGCTGACATTGTTCTTTACCGGCTGTGCGGGCATGCCTGAACAGGTGAAACCGATCGATAATTTCAAAGTTCAGAACTACTTGGGGAAATGGTATGAAATTGCGCGCCTGGATCATTCCTTTGAAAGAGGCTTGACCCGCGTCACTGCAGAATATGGCTTACGGGAGGATGGTGGCCTGCGAGTAACAAATCGTGGCTATTTAGCAAAGGAAAACAGGTGGAAGGAAGCCATCGGCAAGGCCTATTTTGTCACTGAAATGGATAAAGGGTACCTGAAGGTTTCATTCTTCGGGCCGTTTTATGGCTCCTATGTGATATTTGACCTTGATCAGGAGAATTACCAATATTCTCTCGTCTGCGGACCGGACACGACATATTTATGGATTCTGTCCAGAACCCCTCGAATTGAAGCTGCAGTAAAAAATCGCCTTGTTGCAAAAGCCGCTTCACTAGGCTTTGACACGAGCAAGTTGATCTATGTTGCCCATGACTGAATACTGCACCCGATAAATACCTCTAACACTCTGAACTGATAACGGATAAATCGATGTCTAAACGTAAACAAACTGCCCGATTGACCCTGCTCCTGACGATATTTGTCATGCTTACAAAACTGTTGTGCGGCGCAGGTGGTGCATCTGCCGGTAACGTTTCCAGCAGACGGATCGCCGCCAGCGGGAATAATTCCGACTCAAACCCACTGCCTGCTCAAACTGCAGTAGAGGATACTTACCCCAAAGTGGCACCAGCAAGTAAGGACTGGACGATCCGCATTGGCGCTGGCGCAATATTATCGCCAGCGTTTGTCGGTTCCCGCGACTATCAATTGATGTTAGTTCCGGCACTGAAAGTTACATATCTAAATACATTCTTTGCATCAGTCGAGGATGGTGTCGGTTATGCTGTCATCAATCAAAACGGCTGGCGTGCCGGCCCGAATGCCAAGATTGCGTTTGGCCGCAAAGAAGACGGTGACAATCCCTTCCGAATTGCTGGCGGCAAAACTTCGGCGTTGCACGGTCTGGGCAATATTGACACTACGTTAGAAGTAGGCGGTTTCGCCGAATATCGATGGAACAACATAAGTACAAAAATCGGATTGCGGAAGGGGGTGAACGGTCATGATGGCCTTGTCGGGGATCTTTCAGTCAAGTATACGCACACCAACCAGTCTCTCTCCCCCATGGCTGGCTTACCGCTTGTCGTCTCCTTCGGACCACGCCTGACAGTGGTAGATGCGACCTACAGCAAAGCATTCTTCGGCGTCGATGCCGATCAAGCTGTGAATTCAGGTTTGCCACGCTATAGTCCAAGTGGCGGCGTTTTGTCGTACGGTGTCGGCAGCTTTATTGTCGTGCCGATCAGTAAACAACTCTCTGCAACTTTTCTGGCAGGTTATGACCATCTGACAGGTGATGCCGGCAGTTCGCCGTTGGTAAGTGAGCGCGGGTCGCCCAACCAGGGGATGTTTGGTGTCTTATTGAGCTACGAGTTCGGATTCGACAGTCGCTAACCAAGAAGATTCACCTGACCAAAAAACCATCAGGTGATCTCCCTTAACGTTTCGAAGGCCGCATGGACAGGTTTTGGGTGAAAAATCTTAGGTCGCGTTTCGAAAAGACCGCAGACCTTTGCAGTGAAAGAAGGGCCGACCATGCGAGACTGTTCTAGTTCAAAGATAGTTTGAAACCTCAATCAGGTTGCCGTCCGGATCGCGAAAGTAGACGGAATTGATTGGTCCCATGGCGGCGGTCCTCTTGATCGGGCCTTCCTCAATCTCAACATTGCACGCCGCCAGATGCTTCATTACCTCGGCAATCGGCACACCGGTGATCAGGCAGATGTCCTGGCATCCCGGCGCTGGCGCCTTCGCCTTGGGTTCAAACTCTTTGCCATACTGATGCAGGTTGATCTTTTGCAACCCAAAACTTAGTGCCTTACGCCCCTCGCCAAAGGTCTCCACCCTCATTCCCAAAACTCGTTCATAAAAACTGCAGGTTGCCGCTACGTCCGCTACGGTAAACACTATGTGGTCAATTCGCTCGATCATGAGTCACCTCCGAAAGAATGTAATTGATTGTATGATCTGATATAGTTGATATACCGTCAATCTTGATAGCGCAATCAAGATAACTGGAGTCAGCCATGCCTCGATTCTATTCAGCCCAAGAGGCCAGCGAGCGCCTCGGAGTCTCGCGCAACACGCTCTATTCCTACGTCAGCAGGGGATTGATCCGCTCCGAACCGACCGGTCCTTCGGCAAAGACCAGCCAGTATAACGCCCTTGATATTGAGCGCATGGCCACCCGCAGCAAGGTTTACAAAGCACCGGCAACTGCGCTGCAAGACTCAACCGATTGGGGGGCGCCCATTTTGGAATCGGCAATCACCCTGATCGGCGATGAAACCTTTTATTATCGCGGCAATTGCGTGCCAACAATGGCAGCCGGGCAGCCTTTTGAGCAGGCGCTGGCGATACTCTGGGAAGTCTCTGCATACGAGACGGTATCGGTCAATCCGCTGTTGCGCGAACGAGTTGAGGTATTGCTCGAAAACCGGAAGGGAATAGATCCGCTGGATCTCTTTCAGAGTATTCTGGCGATGTTGAATCATGAGGATGTCACTGCCTATAGCTTTGCCAGGGAAGCTACCATGAATGCCGGCAGGTTGATGCTTGAAAGTTTTGTGCGGATTATGAGCGGGACATGGCCAACCGCGGGAATTGCCGAGCATCTGGCAGTGGCATGGAAGGTAGATCCCAAGTTTGCATTAATCCTCGACAGTGCGCTGATTCTGGTAGCGGACCACGAGCTGAACATTTCATCCTTTACCGCCCGTTGTGCCGCCTCTGCCGGCTGTTCTCCGTATGCTGCGGTGGCTGCTGCAACACATGCCTTTTTCGGTCGTCGGCATGGCGGGAACACGGAAAGGATTCTCGGACTTCTGGACGAGGCCCGTGGTCAGGGGAGCCTGTATAAGGTTATTGCGTCGCGGGTTAAACGGGGCGACCCTGTTCCCGGTTTCGGTCACAAACTGTATGACGCGGACCCACGGGCCCGCTTCCTGTTGCCACGGCTGCCTGACCGCAACGGCTATATCAGCCAGGCTCTGGAAGCGGCGGACAAGCTCCTTGGACCTTCTTATCCGACCGTGGATTTTGCACTGGTTGTCATGGAAAAAGAATTGACTTTGCCGGAGAAAT
Coding sequences within it:
- a CDS encoding UbiD family decarboxylase; this translates as MGYRNLQQCVADLEKTGRLIRIDSEVDSYLEAGVIQRRVYEAQGPALLFTNVTGSRFPLLGNLFGTLDRARWIFRDSLKTIEALVALKINPAEALKNPASLIKAVPGALHLLPCAVGNGAVLANRTTIDQLPKVVSWPNDGGPFVTLPQVYSESPKRPGIRSSNLGMYRVQLSGNNYQLNKEVGLHYQIHRGLGVHHAEALELGKPLKVNIFVGGAPSMTVAAVMPLPEGMPELAFAGLLGGHRLPLACRAGELPIPAEADFCISGTLDLEKTLPEGPFGDHLGYYSLAHDFPVLKVEQVWHRDGAIWPFTTVGRPPQEDTTFGAFIHELTGELIPTVLPGVKGVHAVDAAGVHPLLLAIGSERYVPYAAEREPQELLTIANAILGQGQLSLAKYLFIASHEDNPPDIHHIGEFLGFMLERVDWRRDLHFQTRTTIDTLDYSGEGLNMGSKVVIAAAGAKRRELQRELPTELTLADGFSEPRLCLPGIMAVQGPACSEYRPGEDPELLRFCESFGRNQGLAGLQLVLVVDDSDFVCRTLNNMLWVTFTRSNPATDIYGVGAFTRCKHWGCTGPLIIDARSKPHHAPPLIGDPEVEKRVDALATKNGPLYGII
- a CDS encoding carbonic anhydrase — its product is MIKTLLDGNKRFVTETFEKEKEHYTVLAKEQKPTVLWIGCSDSRVPVNTITQTRAGEVFVHRNVGNIVATNDWNLSAVLEFSINHLSIPDIVVCGHYGCGGINALEEDALDDKYIPVWLINAYKAKERVDEKLRGLHIEIEPEKRLQLIVEENVRLQLEHLQEYPFIRKAMREQKVNIHGWVYDMHTGEIKIIQKNAVACRD
- the greB gene encoding transcription elongation factor GreB; the protein is MTESAPSKSNYITPEGVKRLRDELDHLWKVERPITTQRVSDAAAEGDRSENAEYIYGKKRLREIDSRIRFLTKRLDLLKVVDTVPTDQERVYFGAWVTVENGDGEEATYRVVGPDEFDPARNFISIDSPVAKALMGKRINDDVTVHRPAGVTTLTITEVSYRTPPAYE
- a CDS encoding M48 family metallopeptidase; translation: MAMRNLLLLTLLLLVTGCSTVPITGRSQLNLIPASTMLSMSAQEYGTFIKGNKPSANKEQAQLVKRVGTRIQGAVERYFAERGMAAKLADYRWEFNLVEDSQVNAWCMPGGKVVVYTGMLPVSQNEDGLAVVMGHEIAHAIAEHGNERMSQGMLAQLGGVALAEALAAKPAATKQLWMTAFGAGAQYGAILPFSRLQENEADHLGLVFMAMAGYDPNQATSFWQRMASQKGGKAQPEFFSTHPADATRIENIKRLIPEVSRQYPR
- a CDS encoding MFS transporter; amino-acid sequence: MEKPLPSPDDTPKRMSADSRWLLRLCTAQVFIMLVFINYSAVLPLLKTEWGMNNTMAGSIFSVYQFGYILSGVLLSTLTDRINTRYIFLIAALWSGIANLLFALFADDYLSGMVLRALTGIGMGGTYMPGLKLVAERFTPAERGKAVGIYVGALVLGASLSLALTGAVASFAGWRIAFVACSAGVFIGLLIAKKVFDGYVPRVFKGESGGFRAEVVQNRPALLMILGYGCHMWEMYGMRTWVAPFFAASLIAHGTTPDRATGLGAAAASVIVGVGTFATAITGTLSDRWGRTKTITVVMLASSLLSFSFGWLFDASPLLILIVGIAYGYLVVAESPVFSTGLTELVAPAYLGAAMGIQSLVGYSMAMISPTVFGWALDLFKGWEPVPGVNGEWGIGFATCGLVGVLGPLFMWLLRRRPESARLAGGRK
- a CDS encoding lipocalin family protein, whose protein sequence is MKKLSLWLTLFFTGCAGMPEQVKPIDNFKVQNYLGKWYEIARLDHSFERGLTRVTAEYGLREDGGLRVTNRGYLAKENRWKEAIGKAYFVTEMDKGYLKVSFFGPFYGSYVIFDLDQENYQYSLVCGPDTTYLWILSRTPRIEAAVKNRLVAKAASLGFDTSKLIYVAHD
- a CDS encoding MipA/OmpV family protein, whose translation is MSKRKQTARLTLLLTIFVMLTKLLCGAGGASAGNVSSRRIAASGNNSDSNPLPAQTAVEDTYPKVAPASKDWTIRIGAGAILSPAFVGSRDYQLMLVPALKVTYLNTFFASVEDGVGYAVINQNGWRAGPNAKIAFGRKEDGDNPFRIAGGKTSALHGLGNIDTTLEVGGFAEYRWNNISTKIGLRKGVNGHDGLVGDLSVKYTHTNQSLSPMAGLPLVVSFGPRLTVVDATYSKAFFGVDADQAVNSGLPRYSPSGGVLSYGVGSFIVVPISKQLSATFLAGYDHLTGDAGSSPLVSERGSPNQGMFGVLLSYEFGFDSR
- a CDS encoding VOC family protein: MIERIDHIVFTVADVAATCSFYERVLGMRVETFGEGRKALSFGLQKINLHQYGKEFEPKAKAPAPGCQDICLITGVPIAEVMKHLAACNVEIEEGPIKRTAAMGPINSVYFRDPDGNLIEVSNYL
- a CDS encoding citrate synthase family protein encodes the protein MPRFYSAQEASERLGVSRNTLYSYVSRGLIRSEPTGPSAKTSQYNALDIERMATRSKVYKAPATALQDSTDWGAPILESAITLIGDETFYYRGNCVPTMAAGQPFEQALAILWEVSAYETVSVNPLLRERVEVLLENRKGIDPLDLFQSILAMLNHEDVTAYSFAREATMNAGRLMLESFVRIMSGTWPTAGIAEHLAVAWKVDPKFALILDSALILVADHELNISSFTARCAASAGCSPYAAVAAATHAFFGRRHGGNTERILGLLDEARGQGSLYKVIASRVKRGDPVPGFGHKLYDADPRARFLLPRLPDRNGYISQALEAADKLLGPSYPTVDFALVVMEKELTLPEKSSAYLFYLGRLAGLVAHITEQYAQNRPIRPRARYVGIMPGGAPPCTP